From Triticum urartu cultivar G1812 chromosome 2, Tu2.1, whole genome shotgun sequence, a single genomic window includes:
- the LOC125535515 gene encoding L-type lectin-domain containing receptor kinase SIT2-like, protein MLLKPYLLIAPLVMLLMAAGHCCLAATGSGGSDDGRQFALNGFAGANLTLGGASMVMPNGLLMLTNGATRKMKGHAFHPPLLLFGSGSNGTGPVRSFSTTFVLAIFGHGQHADLSVRGLAFFISSSSEVLSTALSGQPLGLSNGNQSANIFAMEFDTLYNAQFNDIKNKYVCVDGDSLVSLNSANTGYYDDGTGRLLNLSVISWKAIQVWVDYNSKAMVISMTMAPLGVVRPKRPMLQTTIDLSGVVQSTAYVGFSSVMRNITSGHFILGWSFALDGPAPVLDISVLPALPSAWTKTNWSNSPPISMSLKLVLALASLTLVSVGIGIYVTVRWRLNCFEVQEDWEVSLGPKRFSYEVLFHATEGFNEKNLLGRGGFGSVYKGVIHKPDIEVAVKRMSHDSRQGVKEFIAEVVSIGRLRHRNIAQLLGYCRRKGELLLIYDYMKNGSLDKYLHTRNGPTLCWSERYSIIKGVASSLLYLHEEWEQVIIHRDIKASNVLLDSKMNGRLGDFGLARIYDHETAAQTTHVAGTMGYLAPELLRAGRPTPFSDVYAFGMFLLEVTCGRRPIFINEQNNRVLLVEWVLEHHHNSSMLDTVDPRLGGEFNMKEVTIVLKLGLLCTYPSPNARPVMRKVMQYLDHDQSPPDLSPAYISYIMMAQMQNEGFDSHNMPCSQPARSVATVSGESSVTILREGR, encoded by the coding sequence ATGCTTCTCAAACCTTACCTCTTGATCGCTCCGCTCGTCATGCTCCTCATGGCAGCCGGTCACTGCTGCCTCGCGGCCaccggcagcggcggcagcgatGACGGTCGGCAGTTCGCTCTCAACGGCTTCGCGGGTGCGAACCTGACGCTCGGCGGCGCGAGCATGGTCATGCCGAACGGCCTGCTCATGCTGACCAACGGTGCCACCAGAAAGATGAAGGGCCATGCCTTCCACCCGCCCTTGCTGCTGTTCGGCTCCGGGTCAAACGGCACCGGCCCTGTGCGGTCCTTCTCGACCACCTTCGTCTTAGCCATCTTCGGCCACGGCCAGCACGCCGACCTTAGCGTCCGCGGCCTGGCCTTTTTCATCTCTTCGTCCTCGGAGGTGCTGTCCACTGCGTTGTCAGGCCAGCCCTTGGGCCTCAGCAATGGCAACCAGAGCGCCAACATCTTTGCCATGGAGTTCGACACGCTCTATAATGCCCAGTTCAATGACATCAAGAACAAGTACGTCTGCGTCGACGGTGATAGTCTGGTGTCCCTCAATTCCGCCAACACCGGGTACTACGACGACGGCACCGGGCGGCTACTAAACCTATCTGTGATAAGCTGGAAAGCTATTCAAGTGTGGGTGGACTACAACAGCAAGGCAATGGTGATCAGTATGACCATGGCTCCGTTGGGTGTGGTCAGGCCCAAGAGGCCCATGCTGCAGACCACCATCGACCTCTCTGGCGTGGTGCAGAGCACGGCATACGTCGGCTTCTCGTCGGTGATGCGCAATATCACCTCCGGACACTTCATCCTCGGCTGGAGCTTCGCGCTGGATGGGCCGGCCCCGGTTCTTGACATCTCGGTGCTGCCGGCCTTGCCATCAGCCTGGACGAAGACCAACTGGTCCAACTCACCGCCCATTTCCATGTCGCTGAAGCTCGTGCTGGCCTTAGCGTCGTTGACGCTGGTTTCAGTTGGCATCGGAATCTACGTCACTGTAAGATGGCGTCTCAATTGCTTCGAGGTGCAAGAGGACTGGGAGGTTTCGTTAGGCCCCAAGAGATTCTCTTATGAAGTCTTGTTTCACGCGACAGAGGGGTTCAATGAGAAGAACCTGCTCGGGAGGGGAGGTTTCGGGAGTGTTTATAAGGGCGTGATTCACAAGCCTGATATAGAGGTCGCCGTGAAGAGAATGTCACACGATTCAAGGCAAGGGGTAAAGGAGTTCATTGCCGAGGTGGTTAGCATTGGTCGTCTTCGACATCGAAATATCGCACAATTATTGGGCTACTGCAGGCGTAAAGGTGAACTTCTCCTGATTTATGACTACATGAAAAATGGTAGTCTTGACAAGTACCTACACACAAGAAATGGCCCAACTCTATGCTGGTCCGAGAGGTACTCAATCATCAAAGGTGTGGCATCAAGTTTGTTGTATCTACATGAGGAATGGGAGCAGGTCATCATCCATCGAGATATAAAGGCAAGTAATGTGCTCTTGGACAGCAAGATGAATGGGCGGTTGGGTGATTTTGGTCTTGCAAGGATATATGACCACGAAACTGCTGCTCAAACCACCCATGTGGCTGGCACCATGGGATATCTTGCGCCAGAACTCTTGCGTGCCGGGAGGCCAACACCTTTCTCTGATGTATATGCATTTGGCATGTTTCTCCTAGAGGTCACATGTGGACGAAGGCCAATCTTCATCAATGAGCAAAACAACCGGGTATTGTTGGTCGAGTGGGTGCTTGAGCACCACCACAACAGCTCAATGCTCGACACAGTGGATCCACGACTCGGAGGGGAATTCAACATGAAGGAGGTAACCATCGTGCTCAAATTGGGTTTGCTATGCACATACCCATCGCCCAACGCGCGGCCTGTCATGCGAAAGGTCATGCAGTACCTTGACCATGACCAATCGCCTCCTGATTTATCACCGGCCTACATAAGCTACATCATGATGGCCCAAATGCAAAATGAAGGGTTTGATTCACACAACATGCCATGTTCTCAGCCGGCAAGGAGTGTTGCCACAGTGTCGGGTGAGTCTTCAGTGACAATTTTGCGAGAGGGAAGATGA